CAGTCTCACCCGCCTTCCAACAGCGTATAATAACCCTATTATGTTTATCGTACCATAAAACTTCCCCTGTTACAAGATGGTTTGTCCTTGAGTTTCCGCAGTTCTATCCACAAAGCCGCTGATTGGCGATGCTGATTATGCACAACTTTCAAAAAATGCCAAAAATATAAGGAATCTCTTCCTTTTTTGTTGTAAAATTAAGTCACCACAACAATAATCCACTAAACAAAAATGAAAGGATTCCTTATGGCTAATTTTACATCAAATACCTATCAAATGAAACGGGAAATTTTATCTTTTTCAAATAAAATTTCCAGAAATCTTTCCAAACCGGAACGTAAATTTATGGCGGATATGAATTATGGTATGCTTGCTTCCGGAAGCTGTCTTCTCACCGACATCGCTGACCAGTTACATGAAACGTCCAGAAAAATCAATACCGTTGACCGCCTTTCCAGGCATCTTGCAAAGGGCACTCCGAAAGATGCTCTGAAAGCTTATCTGAAACAAGTAAAAAAATGGTGCCCTGATCAGCCGGTTATCCATATCGATGACAGTGATGTTGTGAAGCCTGACGGTTACCAATTTGAAGCCCCCGGATGGGTCCGGGATGGTTCTGAAAGCACAAAAACAAAGAATGTTTATAAAAAAGGATATCATGTCACAGAAGCCACCGTCCTTACAACCAGCAACCATCCTGTCAGCATTTTTTCAGAAATTCATTCTTCCGTGGAAAAAGATTTTACTTCCATCAATGATGTGACCTTCTCCGCTATGGAACGGGCAAAAGCTCTTTTCGGAAAAGCAACCTTTGTCATGGATCGCGGCTATGATGATAACAAGATGTTCCTGAAACTGGATTCCATGAAACAGGATTATGTGATCCGGCTGACTGCAAAGCGCAGACTGTTATACCATAATAAATGGACCCTGGCCACGGAGCTGCGTAACCGCAGAAAAGGGAAAGTAAAGCTTCCACTGTTTTACAAAGGAAAGAAACATGAAGCGTATCTTTCCCATGTAAAAGTTCAGATTACCGCATCCAGAAAAGATATGTATCCCGTCCTTGTTTACGGAATTACAGAGCATCCCATGATGCTGGCAACAAATAAGGCAATCAAATCGAAAGAAGATGTAATAAAGGTTGCAAAGCTTTACTTTTCCAGATGGAAGATCGAGGAATATTTCCGCTGCAAAAAACAGATGTTTCAGTTTGAAAATTTCCGGGTACGCAAGCTTAAGGCAATCAATGCTTTAAACTTTTATACTACTTTATGCATGGCATTTCTTGCCCATATTTCTATGAAGGCAGAAACAAATGCCCTTAAAACTGCAATTATACATACCGCAAATCCGATAAAAGAAAAGATAGCGTTTTGCTATTATCGGCTGGCTAAAGGTATCTCCGGCATACTGTCGTATGCAAAAGAGGGCATCAGGCTCTGGTTCCGGACAAGGCGTCCTGTATACCGTCAACTCTGCCTTAAGCTGGCTGTTTGAATAGATAAAAGAATATGTCTCCCAAAGTCCGGTTCCGGCGGGGCTTATTAAAGTACCTCTATTCACAGAACTGCCATTCGATACCTTTCAAAAAACGGCAGATTGGTACTTTAGGCAGACACATTTACTTTTTAATTACAGTTTGCGGAAACTCAAGTATCATATACGGTAGTAGTACTAATTTTTTCTTTTTTCTTTTGCTTACAAAAACTACAAATAATCCATGTATCCCTAATAATCCCGCCAATTTTAACGCCAAAAAGACCACCCTCTTTGGCCGGTCAGGTATAAACTTCAATATTTACTTAATTCTAGGAAACTGTTAAGCCACGCCTGCAATACTCATACTATTTCTTGGATGCATTTCTCGAAGTATCTCGGCCTGTTTCTTTGCCGCTATATGGATGTATATTTGAGTTGTCTTAATGGAACTGTGCCCTCGAATTTGTTGAACACAGCTCACATCTACACCTTCCTCAATTAAATAGGTTGCAAATGAATGCCGGAACATATGAGGAGTAATATTCCGCGCTATACCAGCCTGCTTCGCATACTTTTTTAACATTGATCGAATTGACTGTTCCGTATATCTATTTCCCCTGTTGTTAATAAAAAAACAGCCACTTTTTTTGATTTCATTTTCATTCTGCTTATAATATTTTCTTAAAACTGCAAGTACTGAGGAATTACTGATCTGGACATATCTCTCTTTTCCACCCTTTCCCATAATTCTGATCTGACCAGAATTTAGGTTTACACTGTCTTCTCGTATATTTGATATTTCGTACACTCTGGCACCTGTCGCAAAAAGAACTTCCACAACTGCTATATCCCTCAATTGGTATTTATAACCAGTTAGAACATTCTTCTTCAGACAGTCATACATATAATTCAGTAACTTCTCTATTTCTTCCCGCAGTATTATCCTCGGAAGAGTTATGGTTTCTTTAAATTTAACTTTAATCTTCCTAAAAGGATTGTACGAGATAATCTCCTCTTCCTCCAAATAATTGTAAAAGGCCTTTAAAGATGCGATTTTCCTTTTTACCGTCTTCTGCTTATATTTTTTATGTAGTTCAGTAATATATACTTCTATTTTTTCTTTATTGGGTTCATCACAGCAAATAAATGTAAAGTACTGGCACAAATCAATCCGATATGCTTTAATCGTATTTTTATCAAGTTCTTTTCTGTATTCGCAATATTCCAGATATGGCACCAATTTATCCTGTATCCTCATTTCATAAAACCTCCATTGTCTTTATTATATAAATAACATACTATCGTTTTCGGTACTATTTTCAATAGAAAGCTATTCGAAATGAAAAAATCAAAATATGATGTCCGATTTCACACCTCGCCATATCCCTTATTCCTAACCCGGACAAACCAGAAAAGCTTATTTTATATGTTTCTGCAACTTTCCACATTTTTTGCAATAAACATCTTCATCTACAATTGAAGTAAAATACTCCAACTTCAGCTTTTCGATTTGATCCGACACCTCTGCCGTATAAGATAATGTCAATTAATCAACGCTAACCCGCAAGGCTAAAAATACCCCTTGTGGTAAAATCGTCAGTATCTCACTGATTCCAACCACAGGGGGCATCTGCGCTATCTTTTCTACCGGAAGGTCCCATGTCAACAAGCTCAAAGGCGGTCTTCCTGGCCTTTTTCATACCATTTTTCGCTGCCTTCATACGTCTCGTCCCAGCCTCCTTTCTCACATTTCAGGCTGCAAACAATTCCTTTTGAGAAAACAGCATCTATCCTTACTTTAATCGCTCCCGCAGAACCTCCATTTTGCACTCATGCCGCTTGTTCTCATCATCCTTGTTATAAGCGATTCCCACTGCAAGGATGCGTCCTGTGTACTCAGGATTCTCCCCAAACTTTCCTTCAAAGCGCAAAGCATACTGACGTTCCTTGATTTGCCGTATTGCTTCGTCCGCTGTGTGGTTCACTTTTAATTCAATAATAATACAGTCCTCGCTCTTTACGAACGGATAAAAGATAAAATCAACATAGCCAAGACCCGCTTTGTCCTCGCGTTCAATACGATAGGAATCCAGTGCTTTCAGATATACCCACCGGATAATAGATGCCAGCTCCGCCTCATTGCTGTATGTCTGCAACGGACTGTGCGTATTATGCGCGTACTCCATCAGCTCCGTCATGGTTTTTGTATCGCCGGCCTTCGTCGCTGCGAGCATCCGCCCGGATTCTTTTGTCAGCTTATATACATTTCCCAAAGAAGGCTCCCGCTGTACCACCTCCGCAAACTTATCCATCAACTCTTTGTTCGGGATGGAAACGTACCCGTCCTTATAATTCAGAAAGCCATACACTACCATTGCTGAGAATATCTCATCCTTTGTTTTCAGCTCCATAGATGTTGCGGCATATTCCTGTACTCTTGCCGGAACCGGATTATCCGCTACCATAGCGGCGATATCATCCTTGACTGCGTCCGTATTGGCACCTATATAATAGAATATCTCATCATAAGGGCCTGAACTCGTCCAGTAGTTTCCCAACTGATTGTCACT
This is a stretch of genomic DNA from Marvinbryantia formatexigens DSM 14469. It encodes these proteins:
- a CDS encoding transposase; the encoded protein is MANFTSNTYQMKREILSFSNKISRNLSKPERKFMADMNYGMLASGSCLLTDIADQLHETSRKINTVDRLSRHLAKGTPKDALKAYLKQVKKWCPDQPVIHIDDSDVVKPDGYQFEAPGWVRDGSESTKTKNVYKKGYHVTEATVLTTSNHPVSIFSEIHSSVEKDFTSINDVTFSAMERAKALFGKATFVMDRGYDDNKMFLKLDSMKQDYVIRLTAKRRLLYHNKWTLATELRNRRKGKVKLPLFYKGKKHEAYLSHVKVQITASRKDMYPVLVYGITEHPMMLATNKAIKSKEDVIKVAKLYFSRWKIEEYFRCKKQMFQFENFRVRKLKAINALNFYTTLCMAFLAHISMKAETNALKTAIIHTANPIKEKIAFCYYRLAKGISGILSYAKEGIRLWFRTRRPVYRQLCLKLAV
- a CDS encoding tyrosine-type recombinase/integrase, producing the protein MRIQDKLVPYLEYCEYRKELDKNTIKAYRIDLCQYFTFICCDEPNKEKIEVYITELHKKYKQKTVKRKIASLKAFYNYLEEEEIISYNPFRKIKVKFKETITLPRIILREEIEKLLNYMYDCLKKNVLTGYKYQLRDIAVVEVLFATGARVYEISNIREDSVNLNSGQIRIMGKGGKERYVQISNSSVLAVLRKYYKQNENEIKKSGCFFINNRGNRYTEQSIRSMLKKYAKQAGIARNITPHMFRHSFATYLIEEGVDVSCVQQIRGHSSIKTTQIYIHIAAKKQAEILREMHPRNSMSIAGVA